The Buchnera aphidicola (Pentalonia nigronervosa) DNA segment GTTTTTTTTGAATTTAGATATGTCAAATGATATTTTGCAGGATACACTGATGCGTGTATCAAAAATATACATGAATGAAATTTTCAGGAGTAAATTATAAAAACTTTCCTAAAATTACACTGATTTAAAAAAAAATAAAGATTCATGAAATGATTGTAGCTTATGATGTTATTGTAACAAGTACATATGAACATCATTTTATTACTATTCATGGTACAGAAAATATTGAATATACTTCACATCATAAAATCGTTTTATTAAAAATTAATAGAATTGTTCAATTTTATTTTAAAAGACTGAAAATTCAAGAACGATTAACAAAATAAATATTAATTGTTTTGCAAATTTTATTAGAAATTAATGATACTGTTATTATTTTGAAAATGTAATATTTTTATGTATGGTTTCGTGGTGTTTGTGATGTTAATAGTAGCACTATTATTTCTTTTTTAAAAGTTATATTTCAATTTAGTAAAAATGTTTTTGAGGAATTTTTTAAAAAACATTAAGTAGAAAAATTTCATTTTGTTTAATTTATTTTATTGATTAAAGTACAATTTCTCAGTATTATATTGTTTTGATACAAAATCATTGTTCAATAATATTTTATTTATATAATAAAATTATTGTAAAAATTTTATACGTTTTTTAATAATGAAATTTTTTGAAGGGAAAAAAAAGAAAAAATGCATTATATTGGCGCGCATGTGAGTTGTGCTGGTGGTTTAGAAACAGCTGTTCTTCGTGCATATGAAATTAATAGCACTGCTTTTTCTTTTTTTACTAAAAATCAGCGACAATGGTTTTCCCCTCCATTACTAAAAAGTCAAATAAAAAAATTTACACAAGCGTGTATTAAATATAAATTTAGATCAAATCAAATTTTTCCACATGGTAGCTATTTAGTCAATTTAGGTCATCCTATTGATGGTTTATTAAAAAAATCACGTGATTCATTTATTGATGAAATAATTCGTTGTCACCAACTTAACTTACGTTTTTTAAACGTTCATCCAGGCAGTCACTTAAATAGCATTACCGAAAGCGCATGTTTAATAAGAATTTCTGAATCTATTAATATTGCTTTAGAGCATACTAAAGATGTTATGATAGTTATAGAAAACACTGCTGGTCAAGGTACTAATATTGGATATTGTTTTGAACATTTATCTGAAATTATTCATCATATTCATGATAAATCTAGAATTGGGATTTGTATTGATACATGTCATTTATTTTCATCTGGATATGATTTGAGAACTATACAAGATTGTGAAAATACATTTAAATTATTTGATCAAATAATAGGTTTAAATTATCTTACAGGTATTCATTTAAACGATTCTAAAACAGATTTTAACAGTCGTATCGATCGTCATCAGAATTTAGGATTAGGAAAAATTGGTACGGTGGCGTTTCAATGGATTATGCAGAATAAAAGTTTTTATAACATTCCAATAATATTAGAGACTAGTAATAAAGAATTGTGGAAAAAAGAAATTGCCTGGTTACGATTACAGAATAAAAATTATCCTTTCTGAGTCTAAAAATTTTTATTGTGATGTTCAAGAGGAAAAAGTATGTTAATAATTAACGCAGAAATCAGATTGCATCAAGGAAAAAGTTTTAATAGAAAATTACGTATAAATGATAAAATGCCAGGTATTTTGTATGGAAAAAATCAACCTTCTATTTTACTTATTTTAGATCATAATTATATTTTTAATATTCAAAAGCAATTAAATTTTTATAAAAAAAATGTATTTTTGTTTATTAAAGATGAAAAATATACTGTTAAAGTGCAATCTATTCAACGCCGTACATTTCAATCAAAGTTATTACATATTGATTTTGTATATGTTTAAATGTTTTAAAAATAATTGTGTTAATTTGTAATATTTTATTGATTTTTTTAAGAAAATGTTGAAAAAATTTTTAAAGTTGCTATCGCAGGATAATATTTCATAAAAACACAGTTGATAAACTCAAAAGAAAGGTACTGTTGTCATTAATTGAATTTTTGGTGAAAAATGTATCTTGAGTACAGTTTTTGTCTTAATCCGTTTAAATAACAACCATATTCCGATCTAGATTACAAAAATAGTAAGATATAACAGTTATTTAAAAGAGTAATTCTATGTGCTTTATAGCATTTTATCGTTATTTCCAGAAATAATTCTTGGAAAAAACATTTTGGTGGCCATAATATGCAACTAATTAAATTTGGTATAGTAAATTTCTTAAATAGAACTTTTAATATTCCAGAAATTATAGGCATTAATGGTTTAACTGGTCCGATGAATTTTTCGAATATAATAATTGTTGAATTATGTGTATGAAATACAGTTTTTTATTTTATTAAATAGATTTTTTTATTTTTTTTAAAATAAAATAATTGTTTAATAGATGTTAAAAATGCAAGCCAATGTAACATAAAACCCAATCTCCTAATAAACACTCAATCGTCTAGCTCTAAAAGATAAAAAAACGATATTTTCCTATTCCTGTTAAATTTATT contains these protein-coding regions:
- the nfo gene encoding deoxyribonuclease IV, coding for MHYIGAHVSCAGGLETAVLRAYEINSTAFSFFTKNQRQWFSPPLLKSQIKKFTQACIKYKFRSNQIFPHGSYLVNLGHPIDGLLKKSRDSFIDEIIRCHQLNLRFLNVHPGSHLNSITESACLIRISESINIALEHTKDVMIVIENTAGQGTNIGYCFEHLSEIIHHIHDKSRIGICIDTCHLFSSGYDLRTIQDCENTFKLFDQIIGLNYLTGIHLNDSKTDFNSRIDRHQNLGLGKIGTVAFQWIMQNKSFYNIPIILETSNKELWKKEIAWLRLQNKNYPF
- the rplY gene encoding 50S ribosomal protein L25, with protein sequence MLIINAEIRLHQGKSFNRKLRINDKMPGILYGKNQPSILLILDHNYIFNIQKQLNFYKKNVFLFIKDEKYTVKVQSIQRRTFQSKLLHIDFVYV